A region of the Myxococcus guangdongensis genome:
AGTGCATCGCACCAGATCCGCGGCTCAGAACAGCTCCTTCAGCTTCCGCTCGATTGCACTCGGCTGCCTTCCGAGGAGTCTGGCGATGTCCTCGACTCCCAACTTCCGCCGAGCGAGCTCCGCCACCGCGCCAATCTCCTCGTCACTCCAAGGCTCATAGGCCCGAGGATGCGTCCGGCGCGCTTCCACCATCTCTGGCTTCAGGTCGGTCTTCCGGATGCCAAAGAGCTGGATGAGATTGACCTCGGGCTTCGGCGCAGGAGCGGCAACGACGGGCTGCGCCGCGGCCAACCCGGCCGAGGAGAGAGGCTTCGCGCTCTTGCGAATGGCCCTGACCTGCTCCTCGAACTGTTTGAAGAGCGTGGGAGACTCACTGGCCTTGATTTGAAGGGCGCACTCCCAACTGTTGAGTGCCGAGGTCTCCACCAGGTTCATGGAGGTGAGGAGTGCGCATTGCTCGCTCAGGTAGAGCTTCGCATGCAGCCTGTCCAAACATAGGACCTGGGCGCCCGCCGCCGCAAAGGGCTGGAGATGAGGCGCGGTCTTGGACACCTCATCCTCGCGGACGATGAGCGCCACCGGGATTCGCGCCTCCAGGCGCCCCCGAATCGCATTCTGGAGATGATTCCAGGGCTTGAAGTAAGGCGTCACCAGGACCAGCTCTCGCTGGGCTCCTTCAATCAAATCTTGGACGGCCGAGGAAATCTTGCTGTGGGGAATGAAGCTGGGGATTTCATCCGAACGCCCAAAGAACATGTCGGCTCCAGAGTGAAGGAAGCGAGTGCATCCCAATCACTCCATCCTGTCCAGCCTCGGCGGCGCTTCCACTCTCATTGGGACATCGGGTTGAACAGACAGCCCCGACGCCCCGGTTCCCCTCGAAGGGTGATGAGTGCTTTGCGCCCCAGGACCGCGCTCCATCCCAGCACACGCGGCCAGGAAGAGCGCCTGCATCGAGGCCATAGGACCCTCGGCAGGGGGTCCGCCTTCCAGCCATGCCAGCATGAAGCAGGCCTTCGTCCCCAGATTCAGCGGTCAGCAGCGTCGACCGTGTCGATCTCCACCCGCCGGATTCGTCGCCCATTTGAAGGCGCCTTTTCGGCCCCTCTCGAACCCTGAGGAGCTCCCATGTCCTACATCGATGGTTTCGTCATCGCCGTGCCGAACGCGAACAAGGAGAAGTTCATCGAGCACGCCCGGCAGAACGACCCCCTCTTCCTGGGGTACGGGGCCCTGCGCGTGCTGGAGTGTTGGGGAGACGACGTGCCGAGCGGCAAGCTCACCGACTTCCGCCGGGCCGTGCAGGCCAAGGACGACGAGACGGTGGTCTTCTCCTGGATTGAGTGGCCCGACAAGGCCACGCGAGACGCCGGCATGGCGAAGATGATGGAGGACCCGAACCTGAGCCCCGAGAAGACCCCGATGCCGTTCGACGGCGCGCGGATGATCTACGGCGGCTTCGCGCCCGTGGTGGAGCTGAAGAAGTAGCCAGCCGGGAGTCGCGGGGGCTCAGGTCAAGAACCGCCCCCGCGCTCCCTCGACGACCATCTGCAGCAGGGGCGAATACAGCCCGCCTCCCCCATGCTCGCTGACGCGGGTCCACTGGGGCTCGCCGGAGTCCGCGTCGAACGCCGTCAGGGTCTCCCGGTGCGAGACGATGACCTGGCCCTGCTCGACGAGCATCGCCCCGCCGGCGAACGTCGACGCCTGCTCACTGTCCACGCGCTGGGCCCAGAGCAGACGCCCGCTCCCGGCATCGAGCGCGTGGACCTCCAGGAAGACGTGCTTCGTGAACGTGCCCTCGGCTCCACCGGAGAGCACGAACACGCGCCCCTCGCGGACCTCCGCGTACGTCGGCCGGGGCCGCACGCCCGGCACCGACTTGCCGGGCACGGAGAAGGTCCACACCGTGTCGCCGCTGGCGCGGTCATACGCCGCGACCAGTCCGTTGAAGGCCGTGACGAGCAGGGAGCCTGACGATGACGAGGTGTCGTTCATGGTGCACGGGGATACCACGCCAGCGCCCGGCCTCGGGCCCTACTGCGCCAGCGTGGAGCGATAGGTGGCCAGGGTGCACCGCATGCGCTGCACCTGCTCCGCGGTGAAGCCCGTCATGCACGCGTCGTCGGTCAGCTCCATGTAGTTCCGCACGGGGACGAGCGCGCCCCCGCAGCTGGTGAGCCCCACGGGACAGCCCTTGTGGGACGTGACGTTGGGCGCCGTGTCACAGAGGCGGTCGCCCGTGGTGTAGCAGTCCGGCGCCGTCGCGATGCCACAGCCCTCGTAGTAGGTGTGGAACAGGCCCAGGTAGTGACCCACCTCGTGCGTGACGGTCCTCCCCTGGTGGTACGGCACCACGGGCCCCACGCGGCCGAAGGCCAGCCAGTTGATGACCACCCGGTCCTGCGGCTGCCCCACCGCGCCCGAGGGGTCCGCGGGCAGGAACGGCACATACCCGCGCGAGCCGCCCGCGCTGTTCGTGTAGAGGTTCAGGTAGCGCGACGTGTCCCACGCGAGCGTGTTCCAGTAGCCGCCCTGGTCCTGGTACCAGGTCGTGTTGCAATAGCGCTGGATGCCCGTCGTCGGGTTGCCCGCGGGGTCCTCGGTGGCGAGGAAGAACTCCAGCTTGCTGTCCACGCCCGCCGCGCCCGGGGTGCCCGTCACGGCGCGGAAGTCCTCGTTGAGGACCGAGATTTGACTGTGCACCAACGCGTCCGAGACGTTGCCGTTCGCGCACGCCGCATCCGAGATGACGTGCATCACCACCGGGATGCGCCGCACCGTGGTGGGCTGCCACAGCGGTCCGGGGACGGTCTGCGCCAGGGAACAATCCGAGGTCGTGAAGCTCGCCACCCGGAGCGCGGCCGCAGGCTCGGGCGCGACACAGCGGTCCGCGTGCAACGAGAAGACATCCGAGGAGAAGAGCGCCAGGACGGAGGACACGAGAGCGTGGGCTGGGAGCATGGGCCTCACGCTACCGAGCCGCGCTGACGCCTTCCAAGTGGCCGGGGTGGGCCCATGAGGGGTGGAATGGTAGGAAGAAGGAATGGCTCGCCCTCGTCCCACATCGCCACGCTGCCCTCGGTGCAACGCACCGTTCACCCTGGCCGCAGACCAGGTGCTGTACACCTGTCACTACTGCAACGCGTCCATCGATACGCGCGGAGAGCAGGCGCCGCGTCCGCTCTATCAAGCTCCGTCGACCACGGGTCCCAACAAGGCCCCGCTCTTCGTGGGGATGGGGATTGCCCTCATGGTGCTGGGCGCCGTGACGGGCTTCCTC
Encoded here:
- a CDS encoding phospholipase D-like domain-containing protein, yielding MFFGRSDEIPSFIPHSKISSAVQDLIEGAQRELVLVTPYFKPWNHLQNAIRGRLEARIPVALIVREDEVSKTAPHLQPFAAAGAQVLCLDRLHAKLYLSEQCALLTSMNLVETSALNSWECALQIKASESPTLFKQFEEQVRAIRKSAKPLSSAGLAAAQPVVAAPAPKPEVNLIQLFGIRKTDLKPEMVEARRTHPRAYEPWSDEEIGAVAELARRKLGVEDIARLLGRQPSAIERKLKELF
- a CDS encoding DUF1428 domain-containing protein — encoded protein: MSYIDGFVIAVPNANKEKFIEHARQNDPLFLGYGALRVLECWGDDVPSGKLTDFRRAVQAKDDETVVFSWIEWPDKATRDAGMAKMMEDPNLSPEKTPMPFDGARMIYGGFAPVVELKK
- a CDS encoding outer membrane protein assembly factor BamB family protein, encoding MNDTSSSSGSLLVTAFNGLVAAYDRASGDTVWTFSVPGKSVPGVRPRPTYAEVREGRVFVLSGGAEGTFTKHVFLEVHALDAGSGRLLWAQRVDSEQASTFAGGAMLVEQGQVIVSHRETLTAFDADSGEPQWTRVSEHGGGGLYSPLLQMVVEGARGRFLT
- a CDS encoding zinc metalloprotease, with amino-acid sequence MLPAHALVSSVLALFSSDVFSLHADRCVAPEPAAALRVASFTTSDCSLAQTVPGPLWQPTTVRRIPVVMHVISDAACANGNVSDALVHSQISVLNEDFRAVTGTPGAAGVDSKLEFFLATEDPAGNPTTGIQRYCNTTWYQDQGGYWNTLAWDTSRYLNLYTNSAGGSRGYVPFLPADPSGAVGQPQDRVVINWLAFGRVGPVVPYHQGRTVTHEVGHYLGLFHTYYEGCGIATAPDCYTTGDRLCDTAPNVTSHKGCPVGLTSCGGALVPVRNYMELTDDACMTGFTAEQVQRMRCTLATYRSTLAQ